Proteins encoded by one window of Streptomyces sp. ALI-76-A:
- a CDS encoding alpha-galactosidase has product MLEIAENGRTWILSGPASSYALHLTGEDELLHLHWGPRIALADAEALAVRPLPDYWPFESPLDGREEYPVEGGPRFVRPALSVRTDERRGTEWRFDAYERAEGDELRLRFRDGELAITLHYRMRHDVVERWVTLDNQGPTIEVLRADSATWTLPDREDGWRLSQLHGRWAAESRLVRAPLTYGEKVIGSRRGHTGHQHLPWVALDTDATEERGEVYGCALGWSGSWRIAVAELPDTRVQITGGAGYDDSGLLRLAAGESFTTPVFAGLWSDGGFGGASRAWHAYQRAYVIPEADRDRPVLFNSWEATEFDISEEQQQVLARRAAAMGVELFVVDDGWFGKRTSDRAGLGDWTPNPDRFPGGVKPLADYVHGLGMQFGIWVEPEMVNPDSDLYRAHPDWVQYQPGRKRTELRNQLVLNLAREDVQEYLWEQLHGLLSSAPIDYVKWDFNRCFTDAGWPGDAYPQRLWVDHVDALYRLLDRLRAAHPDVAFESCSGGGGRIDLGVMSRTDQVWTSDNTDPLDRLAIQHGFTQIHPARVMAAWVTDSPNTQLNGRVSSLRFRFVSAMAGVLGVGGDLAEWTEEELAEAGDWVALYKEIRPLVQRGDLYRLRPPQGGPSAVQYVLGDEAVVLAWLQAQHHGEPVPAVRLRGLDPTASYECLETGEVHRGAVLLHHGLRTGLRGDLDAAVLRLRRI; this is encoded by the coding sequence ATGCTGGAGATCGCCGAAAACGGCCGTACATGGATCCTGTCCGGGCCGGCCAGCAGTTACGCCCTCCACCTCACCGGGGAGGACGAGCTCCTCCACCTGCACTGGGGCCCGCGAATCGCGCTCGCCGACGCCGAGGCCCTCGCCGTCCGCCCGCTGCCGGACTACTGGCCCTTCGAGTCTCCGCTCGACGGACGCGAGGAGTACCCCGTCGAGGGCGGCCCCCGCTTCGTCCGCCCCGCCCTGTCCGTGCGCACCGACGAGCGACGCGGCACCGAGTGGCGCTTCGACGCGTACGAGAGGGCCGAGGGCGACGAGCTGCGGCTGCGGTTCCGGGACGGAGAGCTGGCGATCACGCTGCACTACCGGATGCGTCACGACGTCGTGGAGCGCTGGGTGACGCTGGACAACCAGGGCCCCACGATCGAGGTGCTGCGCGCCGACTCCGCCACCTGGACCCTGCCCGACCGGGAGGACGGCTGGCGGCTGTCCCAGCTGCACGGCCGCTGGGCCGCGGAGTCCCGGCTCGTGCGCGCCCCCCTCACCTACGGTGAGAAGGTCATCGGCAGCCGCCGCGGCCACACCGGGCACCAGCACCTGCCGTGGGTCGCGCTCGACACCGACGCGACCGAGGAGCGCGGCGAGGTCTACGGCTGCGCCCTGGGCTGGTCCGGTTCCTGGCGCATCGCCGTCGCCGAACTCCCCGACACCCGTGTGCAGATCACCGGCGGGGCGGGCTACGACGACTCCGGCCTGCTGCGTCTGGCGGCGGGGGAGTCCTTCACCACACCCGTCTTCGCCGGCCTGTGGAGCGACGGCGGCTTCGGCGGGGCGAGCCGCGCCTGGCACGCCTACCAGCGCGCGTACGTCATCCCGGAGGCGGACCGGGACCGGCCGGTGCTGTTCAACTCCTGGGAGGCCACGGAGTTCGACATCTCCGAGGAGCAGCAGCAGGTGCTGGCCCGCCGGGCGGCGGCGATGGGTGTCGAGCTGTTCGTCGTGGACGACGGCTGGTTCGGGAAGCGCACGAGCGACCGTGCCGGGCTCGGCGACTGGACGCCCAACCCGGACCGCTTCCCCGGCGGCGTCAAGCCCCTGGCCGACTATGTGCACGGCCTCGGCATGCAGTTCGGCATCTGGGTCGAGCCGGAGATGGTCAACCCGGACAGCGACCTCTACCGGGCCCACCCCGACTGGGTGCAGTACCAACCGGGGCGAAAGCGGACGGAGCTGCGCAACCAGCTCGTACTGAACCTCGCCCGCGAGGACGTCCAGGAGTATCTGTGGGAACAGCTCCACGGGCTGCTCTCCAGTGCCCCGATCGACTACGTGAAGTGGGACTTCAACCGCTGCTTCACCGACGCGGGCTGGCCCGGCGACGCCTACCCGCAGCGCCTGTGGGTCGACCACGTCGACGCGCTCTACCGGCTGCTGGACCGGCTGCGCGCGGCGCACCCGGACGTCGCCTTCGAGTCCTGCTCGGGTGGTGGCGGCCGGATCGACCTCGGCGTGATGAGCCGTACGGACCAGGTGTGGACCTCCGACAACACCGACCCGCTGGACCGGCTCGCCATCCAGCACGGCTTCACGCAGATCCACCCCGCCCGGGTGATGGCGGCCTGGGTCACCGACAGTCCCAACACGCAGCTCAACGGGCGGGTCAGCTCACTGCGGTTCCGGTTCGTCAGCGCCATGGCCGGGGTGCTCGGGGTGGGCGGAGACCTCGCGGAGTGGACCGAGGAGGAACTCGCCGAGGCGGGTGACTGGGTGGCTCTCTACAAGGAGATCCGGCCCCTCGTGCAGCGGGGCGACCTCTACCGGCTGCGGCCCCCGCAGGGCGGACCGAGCGCGGTGCAGTACGTGCTGGGGGACGAGGCGGTCGTCCTCGCCTGGCTCCAGGCACAGCACCACGGCGAGCCCGTCCCGGCGGTGCGGCTGCGCGGACTCGACCCGACGGCATCGTACGAATGCCTCGAAACGGGCGAAGTCCACCGTGGTGCCGTGCTGCTGCATCACGGGCTGCGGACCGGACTTCGGGGCGATCTCGATGCGGCAGTTCTCCGGCTGCGCCGCATATGA
- a CDS encoding M23 family metallopeptidase gives MPAKGKHRRPKTQRFTRSIAVAGTGGAALALPLLGATGAHAASAQSVSENAVQSSIPTAAKNVVAEKPVAEKKTATQTTGVTTYAVRAGDYLSKIADEQDVSGGWQRLYADNREAVGDDPSLIHPGLKLAIGKKATTSTPKTGSADSSSSSSSSKKSESNESESNESASNESASQTSDSSASSSKSSTSQKSTATTQSAGTAGTASGSAAPVAGATVGTPYRMSGSMWSSGYHTGVDFVVPTGTSLKAVGAGTVVSAGWGGAYGNQVVIKLADGYYAQYAHLSSLSVSSGQTVSGGQQIGLSGATGNVTGPHLHFEIRTSPDYGSDVDPVAYLRAKGVSVG, from the coding sequence ATGCCCGCGAAGGGTAAGCACCGCCGTCCCAAGACCCAGCGCTTCACGCGTTCCATCGCCGTCGCCGGAACCGGCGGCGCCGCACTCGCCCTTCCGCTCCTCGGAGCCACCGGCGCCCATGCCGCGAGTGCCCAGTCCGTTTCGGAAAATGCCGTTCAGTCTTCGATTCCCACCGCCGCGAAGAATGTGGTGGCCGAAAAGCCGGTGGCCGAAAAGAAGACCGCCACGCAGACGACCGGCGTGACGACGTATGCCGTGCGGGCCGGCGACTATCTCTCGAAGATCGCCGACGAGCAGGACGTCAGCGGTGGCTGGCAGAGGCTCTACGCCGACAACCGCGAGGCCGTCGGCGACGATCCGTCGCTGATCCACCCCGGCCTGAAGCTCGCGATCGGCAAGAAGGCCACGACGAGCACGCCGAAGACCGGGTCGGCGGACTCCTCCTCGTCGTCGTCCTCCTCGAAGAAGTCGGAGTCCAACGAGTCGGAGTCCAACGAGTCGGCGTCGAACGAGTCGGCGTCGCAGACGTCGGATTCGTCCGCCTCCTCGTCGAAGTCCTCCACGTCGCAGAAGTCGACGGCCACCACCCAGAGCGCCGGCACCGCCGGCACCGCGAGCGGGTCCGCCGCCCCGGTGGCCGGTGCCACCGTCGGCACCCCGTACCGGATGTCCGGCAGCATGTGGTCCAGCGGTTACCACACCGGTGTCGACTTCGTCGTCCCGACCGGTACCTCGCTCAAGGCCGTCGGCGCGGGCACGGTCGTCTCCGCGGGCTGGGGTGGCGCGTACGGCAACCAGGTCGTCATCAAGCTGGCCGACGGCTACTACGCGCAGTACGCGCACCTGTCCTCGCTGTCCGTCTCCAGCGGCCAGACCGTGTCCGGGGGGCAGCAGATAGGCCTTTCCGGTGCGACCGGCAACGTGACGGGCCCGCACCTGCACTTCGAGATCCGCACCTCGCCCGACTACGGCTCGGACGTGGACCCGGTCGCCTACCTCCGTGCGAAGGGCGTCTCCGTCGGCTGA
- a CDS encoding DUF6250 domain-containing protein — protein sequence MTTTRRAFGALAATAAVTALAPATTASASPRRHHRLIAHDDFRRGLGQWAVELEKGGTVTASRGALEVDVPAGATIWFRKRLEGPYALEYTATPVSAGGVNDRVSDLNNFWNAVDVRSPDDLFATARGGALAEYDYLRTYYVGYGANTNTTTRLRRYVGEAGVRPLLYDYTEPLLVPNRPHRVRIVSDGSTVRWWNNGRLVFDHHDPQPYTSGHFAFRTTWSHFRIADFRVWQPPRQQR from the coding sequence ATGACGACCACGCGTAGAGCGTTCGGAGCCCTGGCCGCCACGGCCGCCGTCACGGCCCTCGCCCCGGCGACCACCGCGAGCGCCTCACCCCGCCGCCATCACCGGCTGATCGCCCACGACGACTTCCGCCGCGGTCTCGGCCAGTGGGCCGTGGAACTCGAGAAGGGCGGCACCGTCACCGCCTCCCGGGGCGCCCTGGAGGTCGACGTGCCCGCCGGCGCGACGATCTGGTTCAGGAAGCGGCTGGAAGGTCCGTACGCGCTGGAGTACACCGCCACACCGGTGTCGGCGGGCGGTGTCAACGACCGGGTCTCCGACCTCAACAACTTCTGGAACGCCGTCGACGTCCGCTCCCCGGACGACCTGTTCGCCACCGCGCGGGGCGGCGCACTCGCCGAGTACGACTACTTGAGGACGTACTACGTCGGCTACGGCGCCAACACCAACACCACGACCCGGCTGCGCCGCTACGTCGGCGAGGCGGGCGTCCGGCCGCTTCTCTACGACTACACCGAGCCGCTGCTCGTACCGAACCGGCCGCACCGGGTGCGGATCGTCTCCGACGGTTCGACCGTGCGATGGTGGAACAACGGGCGGCTCGTCTTCGACCACCACGACCCGCAGCCGTACACCAGCGGTCACTTCGCCTTCCGGACCACCTGGAGCCACTTCCGCATCGCCGATTTCCGGGTGTGGCAACCGCCGCGTCAACAGCGCTGA
- a CDS encoding SGNH/GDSL hydrolase family protein, translating to MIGSYVALGDSFTEGVGDPGPDGALVGWADRFAVLLADRRPEGDFRYTNLAVRGKLLDQVVADQLPQAVALAPDLVSFCAGGNDILRPGTDPDEVAERFERAVDRLTAVAGTVMVTTGFDTRRMPVLRHLRGKIATYNGHVRAIADRYGCPVLDLWSLKAIQDRRAWDGDRLHLSPEGHTRVALRAGQVLGLEVPADPEQPWPPLPPRGTLEIRRDDVHWAREYLVPWIGRRLRGESSGDHVTAKGALSPHDIRTRIATVA from the coding sequence GTGATCGGGTCGTACGTGGCGCTGGGGGACAGCTTCACCGAAGGCGTCGGCGACCCCGGGCCCGACGGGGCGTTGGTCGGCTGGGCCGACCGGTTCGCGGTCCTCCTCGCGGACCGGCGTCCCGAGGGCGACTTCCGGTACACGAACCTCGCCGTGCGCGGGAAACTGCTCGACCAGGTCGTGGCCGACCAGCTTCCCCAGGCCGTCGCCCTCGCGCCCGACCTGGTCTCCTTCTGCGCGGGCGGCAACGACATCCTCCGGCCCGGCACCGACCCCGACGAGGTCGCCGAGCGCTTCGAACGGGCGGTGGACCGGCTCACCGCCGTCGCCGGCACGGTGATGGTGACGACGGGGTTCGACACCCGCCGCATGCCCGTGCTCAGGCATCTGCGCGGCAAGATCGCCACCTACAACGGGCATGTGCGGGCCATCGCCGACCGGTACGGCTGTCCCGTGCTCGACCTGTGGTCCCTGAAGGCCATTCAGGACCGCCGGGCCTGGGACGGCGACCGGCTCCACCTCTCGCCCGAGGGGCACACGCGCGTGGCACTGCGCGCGGGCCAGGTCCTCGGTCTGGAGGTCCCCGCCGACCCGGAACAGCCCTGGCCACCCCTGCCGCCGCGCGGCACCCTGGAGATCCGGCGGGACGACGTGCACTGGGCGCGCGAGTACCTGGTGCCGTGGATCGGGCGCCGGTTGCGCGGAGAGTCGTCCGGAGACCACGTCACCGCCAAGGGCGCGCTGTCGCCGCACGACATCAGGACGCGGATCGCCACAGTGGCCTGA
- a CDS encoding TetR family transcriptional regulator C-terminal domain-containing protein — protein sequence MARVRLSVAERREELLRAAVGQIEARGVAAVRIADVASALGVSNALVLYHFSTKEQLVAAAFRYAAEDDLARFRKLLGRRTTALRRLRAAVRWYAPTGQAKGWRLWIESWAAALREPALREVARGLDTQWKSALAEVIAEGVAADEFRCPDPTGTALRLTALLDGLAVQLTSYAGAVPRARAQEWVDEALARELGLTREALTA from the coding sequence GTGGCGAGAGTGCGGTTGAGCGTGGCGGAGCGGCGCGAGGAGCTGCTGCGGGCCGCCGTCGGGCAGATCGAGGCGCGCGGTGTGGCGGCGGTCCGGATCGCGGACGTGGCCTCGGCGCTCGGCGTGAGCAACGCGCTGGTGCTCTACCACTTCTCCACCAAGGAGCAGCTGGTCGCCGCCGCGTTCCGGTATGCCGCCGAGGACGACCTCGCCCGGTTCCGCAAGCTGCTCGGCCGGCGCACCACGGCACTGCGACGGCTGCGGGCGGCCGTGCGCTGGTACGCCCCGACCGGCCAGGCCAAGGGGTGGCGGCTGTGGATCGAGAGCTGGGCGGCGGCACTGCGTGAGCCCGCGCTGCGGGAGGTGGCGCGCGGTCTCGACACGCAGTGGAAGTCGGCGCTCGCCGAGGTGATCGCCGAGGGCGTGGCCGCGGACGAGTTCCGCTGCCCGGACCCGACGGGGACGGCCCTGCGCCTCACCGCCCTGCTCGACGGTCTCGCCGTCCAGCTCACGTCGTACGCCGGTGCGGTCCCGCGCGCGCGGGCGCAGGAGTGGGTGGACGAGGCACTGGCCCGGGAACTGGGGCTGACGCGGGAGGCGTTGACGGCGTAG
- a CDS encoding MBL fold metallo-hydrolase: MTGFRSPSSGLGALRPAAFGADPSGERLARIRRSPHFKNGVFQNPGGTARTRPSGSSVELAKAFLDKDERNRRAPQGPVPVHSTTLADISRPPATGLRLTWMGHSSVLAEIDGHRVLFDPVWGERCSPFAFAGPRRLHPVPLPLAALGPVDVVVISHDHYDHLDLPTIKALAGTDTVFAVPLGVGAHLEHWGVSADRLRELDWHETAKVGGLTLTATPARHFCGRGLRNTQHTLWASWVVAGDAHRIYHSGDTGYFTGFRDIGATHGPFDATMIQIGAYSEFWPDIHMTPEEGMRAHLDLQGGRAHGAMLPIHWGTFNLAAHAWAEPGEWTVAAGEAVGQAVAVPVPGQPFEPAGELPVRPWWRDVSRPLKGGWPTPQPPATTSRDDLDLVGEG; this comes from the coding sequence GTGACCGGTTTCCGTTCCCCGAGCTCCGGGCTTGGCGCGCTGCGGCCCGCGGCCTTCGGCGCGGACCCGAGCGGTGAGCGCCTGGCGCGTATCCGCAGATCGCCCCACTTCAAGAACGGGGTGTTCCAGAACCCGGGGGGCACCGCCCGCACCCGGCCCTCCGGTTCGTCGGTGGAACTCGCCAAGGCCTTCCTGGACAAGGACGAACGCAACCGGCGCGCCCCCCAGGGCCCGGTGCCGGTGCACTCCACCACCCTCGCCGACATCTCCAGGCCCCCCGCCACGGGGCTGAGGCTGACGTGGATGGGCCACTCCAGCGTGCTCGCCGAGATCGACGGACACCGCGTGCTCTTCGACCCGGTCTGGGGCGAGCGCTGCTCCCCGTTCGCCTTCGCCGGGCCCAGGCGGCTGCACCCGGTGCCCCTCCCGCTGGCCGCGCTCGGCCCGGTCGACGTCGTCGTGATCTCCCACGACCACTACGACCACCTGGACCTGCCCACGATCAAGGCGCTGGCCGGCACCGACACCGTGTTCGCCGTGCCGCTCGGCGTCGGCGCCCACCTGGAGCACTGGGGCGTGTCCGCCGACCGGCTGCGCGAGCTGGACTGGCACGAGACGGCCAAGGTCGGCGGGCTCACCCTGACCGCCACCCCGGCCCGCCACTTCTGCGGTCGCGGCCTGCGCAACACCCAGCACACCCTCTGGGCCTCCTGGGTCGTCGCCGGGGACGCGCACCGGATCTACCACAGCGGCGACACCGGCTACTTCACGGGATTCCGGGACATCGGCGCCACACACGGCCCCTTCGACGCCACGATGATCCAGATCGGCGCCTACAGCGAGTTCTGGCCGGACATCCACATGACGCCCGAGGAGGGCATGCGCGCCCACCTCGACCTTCAGGGCGGACGGGCGCACGGCGCGATGCTGCCGATCCACTGGGGGACCTTCAACCTCGCCGCGCACGCCTGGGCGGAGCCGGGGGAGTGGACCGTGGCCGCCGGTGAGGCGGTCGGGCAGGCCGTCGCCGTACCCGTTCCCGGGCAGCCGTTCGAGCCCGCGGGGGAGCTGCCGGTGCGTCCGTGGTGGCGGGACGTGTCCCGGCCCCTGAAGGGCGGCTGGCCCACGCCCCAGCCGCCGGCGACGACGAGCCGGGACGACCTGGACCTGGTGGGGGAGGGCTGA
- a CDS encoding roadblock/LC7 domain-containing protein has product MASEAPTGHVSDLDWLMSGLVQRVPHTTSAVLLSCDGLVKSVHGLDPDSADHMAALASGLYSLGRSAGVRFGDGGDVRQVVVELDATLLFVTTAGSGTCLAVLAGREADAAVLGYEMAMLVKSVRPYLVTAPRQHTVEPTAMRP; this is encoded by the coding sequence ATGGCGAGCGAAGCGCCGACCGGCCATGTATCCGATCTCGACTGGCTGATGAGCGGCCTCGTGCAGCGCGTCCCGCACACCACCAGCGCGGTGCTCCTGTCCTGCGACGGGCTCGTGAAGTCCGTGCACGGGCTCGACCCCGACAGCGCCGACCACATGGCGGCTCTGGCCTCCGGCCTGTACTCCCTCGGCCGCAGCGCCGGCGTCCGGTTCGGCGACGGCGGGGACGTCCGCCAGGTCGTCGTCGAACTCGACGCGACGCTGCTGTTCGTGACCACCGCGGGCTCCGGCACCTGTCTGGCGGTGCTGGCCGGCCGCGAGGCCGACGCGGCGGTGCTCGGCTACGAGATGGCGATGCTGGTCAAGAGCGTCCGCCCCTACCTGGTGACGGCACCTCGGCAGCACACCGTCGAACCCACGGCGATGAGGCCTTGA
- a CDS encoding DUF742 domain-containing protein, translated as MAAAGDGPWLDDAAGRLVRPFTVSNGRTRPTIALDLLSHVMATGATPLGYLGPEHAQVLDMCRAPVSVAEVAAHLKLPAVVTKVLLSDLVDCGALTTKPPEFTHNPTDRALLEAVLDGLRRQL; from the coding sequence GTGGCGGCGGCCGGAGACGGGCCCTGGCTCGACGACGCGGCCGGGCGGTTGGTGCGCCCCTTCACGGTCAGCAACGGTCGTACCCGGCCCACCATCGCGCTCGACCTCCTGTCGCACGTGATGGCCACCGGAGCCACCCCCCTCGGCTACCTCGGCCCCGAGCACGCGCAGGTGCTCGACATGTGCCGCGCGCCCGTCTCGGTCGCCGAGGTGGCCGCCCATCTGAAGCTGCCGGCGGTGGTCACCAAGGTGCTGCTGTCGGACCTCGTCGACTGCGGGGCCCTGACCACCAAGCCACCCGAGTTCACCCACAACCCGACAGACCGGGCCCTTCTGGAGGCAGTGCTCGATGGACTACGACGACAGCTCTGA
- a CDS encoding ATP/GTP-binding protein, translated as MDYDDSSDPFPTALKILVAGGFGVGKTTFVGAVSEIAPLSTEELLTTVSAATDSLEGIENKVETTVAMDFGRITLDREHVLYLFGTPGQERFWFMWDELSEGALGAVILADTRRLEDCFAAVDFFEQRGLGFIVAINEFDGGYRYDPEEVRAAIDLAPEIPIVRCDARISSSGVQTLLTLVRHLIAHSPAVAPSHGAHM; from the coding sequence ATGGACTACGACGACAGCTCTGACCCCTTTCCCACCGCACTGAAGATCCTGGTGGCGGGCGGGTTCGGAGTAGGCAAGACGACCTTCGTGGGCGCGGTCAGCGAGATCGCGCCGCTCAGTACGGAGGAACTGCTCACCACGGTCAGTGCCGCGACCGACAGCCTCGAAGGGATCGAGAACAAGGTCGAGACGACGGTGGCCATGGACTTCGGCCGCATCACCCTCGACCGGGAACACGTCCTGTACCTGTTCGGCACGCCCGGGCAGGAGCGGTTCTGGTTCATGTGGGACGAACTCTCCGAGGGAGCCCTCGGCGCGGTCATCCTCGCCGACACCCGCCGACTGGAGGACTGCTTCGCAGCCGTCGACTTCTTCGAGCAGCGCGGCCTGGGGTTCATCGTCGCGATCAACGAGTTCGACGGCGGGTACCGCTACGACCCCGAGGAGGTCCGTGCCGCCATCGACCTCGCCCCGGAGATCCCCATCGTCCGCTGCGACGCCAGGATCTCCAGCTCCGGGGTCCAGACCCTGCTGACCCTGGTACGCCACCTCATCGCCCACAGCCCGGCCGTCGCGCCGAGTCATGGCGCCCACATGTGA
- a CDS encoding GAF domain-containing protein has protein sequence MSYDLPRPAGRLLLTPEDKEAPARARRLASLGLGDHPEPALDAFAYHLAERVAAPYAMVNFVGERRQFFAGLRVPDIRPRVKADGTAPVVGRHMERDHGFCPHVVVRRKALVLEDVRDYPRFAGNPIVDEYGIRSYLGAPLLDSVGMVLGTVCVADIEPRPWGRPGLETIKAAAAELVVRLERREGDGLPA, from the coding sequence ATGAGCTACGACCTGCCCCGCCCGGCCGGTCGACTACTGCTCACCCCCGAGGACAAGGAGGCCCCCGCCCGTGCCCGGCGGCTGGCCTCGCTGGGCCTGGGGGACCATCCGGAGCCCGCCCTCGACGCCTTCGCGTACCACCTCGCCGAGCGAGTCGCCGCGCCGTACGCCATGGTCAACTTCGTCGGTGAGCGGCGGCAGTTCTTCGCGGGCCTGCGCGTCCCGGACATCAGACCTCGGGTGAAGGCCGACGGCACCGCACCCGTGGTGGGCCGCCACATGGAGCGCGACCACGGGTTCTGTCCCCATGTGGTGGTGCGGCGCAAGGCGCTGGTGCTGGAGGACGTCCGCGACTACCCGCGATTCGCCGGCAACCCGATCGTCGACGAGTACGGCATCCGCTCCTATCTCGGCGCACCCCTGCTCGACAGCGTGGGCATGGTGCTGGGCACCGTGTGCGTCGCCGACATCGAGCCGCGGCCCTGGGGCAGGCCCGGCCTGGAGACCATCAAGGCGGCGGCCGCCGAACTCGTCGTACGACTGGAACGTCGCGAGGGCGACGGACTTCCGGCTTGA
- the tdh gene encoding L-threonine 3-dehydrogenase yields MKALVKEKAEPGLWLADVPEPAVGPGDVLIKVLRTGICGTDLHIRSWDGWARQAIRTPLVIGHEFVGEVVDTGRDVGDIKPGDRVSGEGHLVCGRCRNCLAGRRHLCRATVGLGVGRDGAFAEYVALPAANVWVHRVPVDLDIAAIFDPFGNAVHTALSFPLVGEDVLITGAGPIGLMAAAVARHAGARNVMITDVSEERLELARKIGVSLALDVSRATIADGQRDLGLREGFDIGLEMSGRPEALRDMIANMTHGGRIAMLGLPSEEFPVDWARIVTSMITLKGIYGREMFETWYAMSVLLEGGLDLAPVITGRYGYRDFEAAFADAASGRGGKVILDWTA; encoded by the coding sequence TTGAAAGCGCTGGTGAAGGAGAAGGCGGAGCCCGGGCTGTGGCTCGCGGACGTCCCGGAGCCCGCCGTCGGACCCGGCGACGTACTGATCAAGGTGCTGCGTACCGGCATCTGCGGCACCGACCTGCACATCCGGTCCTGGGACGGGTGGGCGCGGCAGGCGATCCGCACCCCGCTCGTGATCGGGCACGAGTTCGTCGGCGAGGTCGTCGACACCGGGCGGGACGTCGGCGACATCAAGCCGGGCGACCGGGTCAGCGGCGAGGGCCACCTGGTGTGCGGCAGGTGCCGCAACTGTCTGGCCGGGCGGCGGCACCTGTGCCGGGCCACGGTCGGGCTCGGCGTCGGCCGTGACGGCGCGTTCGCCGAGTACGTGGCGCTGCCCGCCGCCAACGTGTGGGTGCACCGCGTCCCGGTCGACCTGGACATCGCCGCGATCTTCGATCCGTTCGGCAACGCCGTCCACACCGCGCTGTCGTTCCCGCTGGTCGGCGAGGACGTCCTGATCACGGGCGCCGGCCCGATCGGGCTGATGGCCGCCGCGGTGGCCCGGCACGCGGGTGCCCGCAACGTCATGATCACCGATGTGAGCGAGGAGCGGCTGGAACTCGCCCGCAAGATCGGCGTGAGCCTCGCGCTCGATGTCTCGCGGGCGACGATCGCCGACGGGCAGCGGGACCTCGGCCTGCGCGAGGGCTTCGACATCGGGCTGGAGATGTCGGGCCGCCCCGAGGCGCTGCGCGACATGATCGCCAACATGACGCACGGCGGCCGGATCGCGATGCTCGGCCTGCCGTCCGAGGAGTTCCCGGTCGACTGGGCCCGGATCGTCACCTCGATGATCACCCTCAAGGGGATCTACGGCCGCGAGATGTTCGAGACCTGGTACGCGATGTCGGTGCTGCTGGAGGGCGGCCTCGACCTGGCCCCCGTGATCACCGGCCGGTACGGCTACCGCGACTTCGAGGCGGCGTTCGCGGACGCGGCGAGCGGCCGCGGCGGCAAGGTCATCCTCGACTGGACCGCGTGA
- a CDS encoding glycine C-acetyltransferase — protein MFDSVRDDLRVTLDEIRAAGLHKPERVIDSPQSATVNVSAGGRPGEVLNFCANNYLGLADHPEVIAAAHEALDRWGYGMASVRFICGTQQVHKELEARLSSFLGQEDTILYSSCFDANGGVFETLLGPQDAVISDALNHASIIDGIRLSKARRFRYANRDLADLERQLKEATEGGARRKLIVTDGVFSMDGYVAPLREICDLADRHDAMVMVDDSHAVGFVGPGGRGTPELHGVMDRVDIITGTLGKALGGASGGYVAARAEIVALLRQRSRPYLFSNTLAPVIAAASLKVLDLLESADDLRVRLAGNTALFRRRMTEEGFDVLPGDHAIAPVMIGDAARAGRLAELLLERGVYVIGFSYPVVPQDQARIRVQLSAAHSTEDVHRAVDAFVAARAELDA, from the coding sequence ATGTTCGACTCCGTGCGTGACGATCTGCGCGTCACCCTCGACGAGATCCGCGCCGCCGGTCTGCACAAGCCCGAGCGCGTGATCGACAGCCCGCAGTCGGCGACCGTCAACGTGTCCGCGGGCGGCCGTCCCGGCGAGGTCCTCAACTTCTGTGCCAACAACTACCTCGGGCTCGCCGACCACCCCGAGGTGATCGCCGCCGCACACGAGGCCCTGGACCGCTGGGGCTACGGCATGGCGTCCGTGCGCTTCATCTGCGGGACGCAGCAGGTGCACAAGGAGCTGGAGGCGCGCCTGTCGTCCTTCCTCGGCCAGGAGGACACGATCCTCTACTCCTCCTGCTTCGACGCCAACGGCGGTGTGTTCGAGACACTGCTCGGCCCGCAGGACGCGGTCATCTCCGACGCGCTCAACCACGCCTCGATCATCGACGGCATCCGTCTGTCGAAGGCCCGCCGCTTCCGCTACGCCAACCGCGATCTCGCGGACCTGGAACGCCAGTTGAAGGAGGCCACGGAGGGAGGCGCGCGGCGGAAGCTGATCGTCACCGACGGCGTCTTCTCCATGGACGGCTATGTGGCCCCGCTCCGCGAGATCTGCGACCTCGCCGACCGCCACGACGCGATGGTCATGGTCGACGACTCCCACGCGGTCGGCTTCGTCGGTCCCGGCGGGCGCGGCACCCCGGAACTGCACGGCGTGATGGACCGCGTCGACATCATCACCGGCACCCTCGGCAAGGCGCTCGGCGGGGCCTCCGGCGGGTATGTCGCCGCCCGCGCCGAGATCGTCGCGCTGCTGCGCCAGCGCTCACGGCCGTACCTCTTCTCCAACACCCTCGCCCCGGTGATCGCCGCCGCGTCCCTGAAGGTGCTCGACCTACTGGAGTCGGCGGACGACCTGCGCGTGCGGCTGGCCGGGAACACCGCCCTCTTCCGTCGCCGGATGACCGAGGAGGGCTTCGACGTCCTGCCCGGCGACCACGCCATCGCGCCCGTGATGATCGGGGACGCGGCGAGGGCCGGCCGCCTGGCCGAGCTGCTGCTGGAGCGCGGCGTCTACGTGATCGGGTTCTCCTACCCGGTCGTGCCGCAGGACCAGGCCCGGATCCGCGTCCAGCTCTCCGCCGCGCACTCCACCGAGGACGTGCACCGGGCGGTGGACGCGTTCGTCGCGGCGCGGGCGGAGCTGGACGCCTGA